Proteins encoded together in one Acidobacteriota bacterium window:
- a CDS encoding SLC13 family permease: MTEPATESSGSDGAMGRRIGLWLGPALFLVVVGFADLQPGEPQVTRMAAVATLMAVWWISEAIPLAATSLLPLVLYPLLGIMDGRQTAPIYVNHVIFLFVGGFMIALAMERWGLHERIALWIIRLIGGGPSRLVLSFMLASAMLSMWISNTATSIMMLAIGLAIIGELERTLGQERVRPLSTAMLLAIAYGASVGGMATLVGTPPNLSFVRIFEIVFPDAEPIGFGQWMLIGLPLSAGMLLVIWLLLTRVFFRSPPSLRLSREVVLQNYRRLGPLRFAEAVVLVVFLCTAVLWVFRQDLQLGGLTVPGWAGLLPFPELIDDGTVAMAMALLLFLIPSRASDPQAGRAVLDVGVFRRVPWHIVLLFGGGFALASGFQSTGLSGYVGQQFAGLEGFSPPLMIAGVCTVLTFLTELTSNTATTELFLPILASAATTLGLNPLMLMVPATLAASCAFMMPVATPPNAVIFASGRVRIAEMAKVGLVLNLIAVVLITLMFYTLGVTVFAIEPGVLPDWAVGAK; encoded by the coding sequence TTGACGGAGCCGGCCACAGAATCCTCGGGATCCGACGGTGCGATGGGGCGTCGTATCGGTCTATGGTTGGGTCCCGCCCTGTTCCTCGTCGTCGTTGGGTTTGCCGATCTGCAGCCCGGCGAGCCGCAGGTGACCCGCATGGCCGCGGTGGCGACGCTGATGGCGGTGTGGTGGATCAGCGAGGCGATCCCGCTGGCGGCCACTTCCCTGCTGCCGCTCGTTCTCTACCCGCTTCTGGGGATCATGGACGGCCGGCAGACCGCCCCGATCTACGTCAACCACGTCATCTTCCTGTTCGTCGGAGGATTCATGATCGCGCTGGCCATGGAACGCTGGGGCTTGCACGAGCGGATTGCCCTGTGGATCATCCGGTTGATCGGCGGGGGACCCTCGCGGCTGGTGCTCAGCTTCATGCTCGCTTCGGCAATGCTGTCGATGTGGATCTCCAACACGGCCACGTCGATCATGATGCTGGCCATCGGCCTGGCGATCATCGGTGAGCTGGAGCGCACGCTGGGCCAGGAACGGGTCCGGCCGTTGAGCACTGCCATGTTACTCGCCATCGCCTACGGGGCGAGCGTGGGGGGCATGGCCACGCTGGTGGGGACGCCTCCCAATCTCTCGTTCGTGCGCATCTTCGAGATCGTCTTTCCGGACGCCGAACCGATCGGCTTCGGCCAGTGGATGCTGATCGGCCTACCGTTGAGCGCCGGCATGCTGCTCGTGATCTGGCTGCTATTGACCCGGGTGTTCTTCCGCTCGCCCCCGAGCCTACGGTTGTCGCGAGAGGTGGTTCTGCAAAACTATCGACGGCTGGGTCCGCTGCGCTTTGCGGAAGCGGTGGTGCTGGTCGTCTTCCTGTGCACCGCAGTGCTGTGGGTCTTCCGCCAAGACCTTCAGCTCGGGGGGCTCACGGTACCTGGCTGGGCCGGGCTGCTTCCGTTTCCAGAGTTGATCGATGATGGGACGGTGGCGATGGCGATGGCCTTGCTGCTGTTCCTGATCCCTTCGCGGGCCTCGGACCCGCAGGCAGGCCGCGCCGTGCTCGACGTCGGCGTTTTTCGCCGTGTCCCCTGGCACATCGTGCTGCTGTTCGGCGGCGGCTTCGCCCTGGCGAGCGGCTTTCAGAGCACCGGGCTTTCCGGCTACGTTGGACAACAGTTCGCCGGACTCGAAGGGTTCTCGCCGCCTTTGATGATTGCCGGCGTGTGCACCGTCCTGACCTTTCTTACCGAACTCACGTCCAACACCGCGACGACCGAGCTGTTTCTGCCCATCCTGGCATCGGCCGCCACCACGCTGGGGCTCAACCCGCTGATGCTGATGGTGCCGGCCACGCTCGCGGCGTCCTGTGCGTTCATGATGCCGGTGGCGACGCCCCCCAACGCCGTCATCTTCGCGAGCGGACGGGTTCGGATCGCCGAGATGGCGAAGGTCGGTCTGGTGCTCAACCTGATCGCAGTCGTGTTGATCACACTCATGTTCTACACCTTGGGCGTCACGGTCTTCGCTATCGAGCCCGGCGTGCTACCGGACTGGGCCGTCGGCGCGAAGTAA